The Porites lutea chromosome 4, jaPorLute2.1, whole genome shotgun sequence genome contains a region encoding:
- the LOC140932820 gene encoding uncharacterized protein: protein MAGMITIIIFVIMFPAVMITQEDVNHGVCPVPMTKEEEEYIKQRERSRELMEEISREIEITCLDECETGQHNCHDDAECTNTKRSFKCTCKSGYFGDGVNCEDIDECKTGKHNCDVTRWCYNTKGSFDCPCREGYSENGENKCTDVNECTTGEHKCDANADCNNTEGSFECTCKAGYSGNGVYCIDINECEAGKHNCRAKANCQNTKGSFVCTCKPGYSGDGVNCTGENNTSVFFIMIQNLILINSIYLALEPSSATR, encoded by the exons ATGGCAGGCATGATAACAATCATTATTTTCGTTATCATGTTCCCAGCCGTGATGATAACACAGGAAGATGTAAATCATGGAG TTTGTCCTGTTCCGATGACTAAAGAAGAAGAGGAGTATATTAAACAGCGGGAAAGGAGCAGAGAGTTAATGGAAGAGATCTCCAGAGAAATTGAAATCACCTGCTTAG ACGAGTGTGAAACAGGACAACATAACTGCCACGATGATGCAGAATGCACCAACACCAAGCGTTCCTTTAAGTGTACTTGCAAATCAGGATATTTTGGGGATGGTGTCAACTGTGAAG ACatagacgagtgcaaaacaggaaaacacaactgtgacgtcACTAGATGGTGCTATAACACTAAAGGATCCTTCGACTGCCCTTGCAGGGAAGGTTATTCTGAAAATGGAGAAAATAAATGTACAG ACGTAAACGAGTGTACAACAGGAGAGCACAAATGTGACGCTAATGCAGACTGTAATAACACTGAAGGATCTTTCGAGTGCACTTGCAAGGCAGGGTATTCTGGGAACGGAGTTTACTGCATAG ATATAAATGAATGTGAAGCAGGAAAGCACAACTGTCGTGCAAAAGCTAATTGCCAAAACACTAAAGGATCCTTTGTGTGCACCTGTAAGCCAGGGTATTCTGGGGATGGAGTTAACTGCACAGGTGAAAACAATACCTCGGTCTTCTTTATAATGATTCAGAATCTTATTCTAATCAACTCCATTTATCTCGCATTAGAGCCAAGTTCAGCCACAAGGTAG
- the LOC140936011 gene encoding uncharacterized protein has product MTTDGGGWLLVSNVVSHSSSPTQLPVKTSYREVSSKEMVLTKSAMKELRKHLHFTRIRFRCKKRGGRTFHITTAANSKGEAAVKYFSGETDVMPASCGSFVIMSNDNSRLARTCKDWGYQRGSYKVGKWGHEADQDRLYNHAAFVMVAYHWLLSPSGRWECDDYNVGVSPGDYWKIFVR; this is encoded by the exons ATGACAACTGACGGAG GGGGATGGCTTCTTGTATCCAACGTTGTTTCGCACAGTTCATCTCCCACTCAGTTGCCAGTTAAGACATCGTACCGCGAAGTAAGCAGCAAAGAGATGGTACTTACAAAAAGCGCCATGAAGGAGCTGAGAAAGCACTTGCATTTCACTCGGATAAGATTCCGCTGCAAAAAAAGAGGAGGTCGTACATTTCACATCACCACGGCTGCTAACAGCAAAGGTGAGGCTGCTGTGAAATACTTCAGTGGTGAGACAGATGTGATGCCTGCCTCTTGTGGCTCGTTTGTGATCATGAGCAATGATAACTCGCGGTTAGCAAGAACCTGCAAGGATTGGGGATACCAAAGAGGTTCTTACAAAGTTGGCAAATGGGGGCATGAAGCAGATCAGGATCGATTATACAACCACGCTGCTTTTGTAATGGTAGCTTACCACTGGCTTCTATCACCATCTGGCAGGTGGGAATGCGACGATTATAACGTGGGAGTGTCCCCTGGCGATTATTGGAAAATCTTTGTGCGATAG